A single Drosophila miranda strain MSH22 chromosome XR, D.miranda_PacBio2.1, whole genome shotgun sequence DNA region contains:
- the LOC117186156 gene encoding 60S ribosomal protein L38-like, giving the protein MPREIKEVKDFLNNARSSDARAVKIKKNPTNTKFKIRCSRFLYTLVVQDKKKADKIKQSLRSGLQVKEVK; this is encoded by the coding sequence ATGCCACGAGAAATAAAAGAAGTTAAAGATTTTCTTAATAATGCACGTAGTTCAGATGCGCGTGCTGTTAAAATCAAGAAGAATCCTACGAATACTAAATTCAAGATCCGCTGCTCGCGCTTTTTGTACACGCTAGTGGTACAGGATAAGAAAAAAGCGGACAAAATTAAGCAATCTTTGCGCTCAGGATTGCAAGTCAAGGAGGTCAAGTAG